A stretch of DNA from Anaerolineae bacterium:
CGATGAATGTGTTTGATGACCTTTCAACTATGGTCCAGCCATATTTTCTTCTCGGGTGAGCGTGCCGGTCGTCAATGATGGGCGCAAGGACCTGTTCTGTTTCTTTGATATCAGCGGGTATGCCGAGAGTATTGAACTCGTCAACTTCTGGAAGCGAATGCAGCGAATGGATGTCAGGCATGTCACTCCATTCGACTTCTCGCATGATCAGTCTTTTAGTGTCCAGTTGCATAGCTTTCTCGCTTTGGCAACGAGGGCCGTTTTAGGTTGTCGCGAATAGTGCCGTGATACAGTAGGGTCATTTTCGTGTCTCCAGAACGGCAAAAAGATCAATAATATTACCATCGGGGTCTCTAAACCAGACGGATCTGCTGCCCCACGGATGTGTTGCCGGCAGCTTTACAAATTCAACATCCAAGGCTTTGAGTCTTTCATATTCTGCATCCACATCTTTTACTTCAAATGCAATTGTGACGCTGCCATAGCCGGCTCCCTGCATAGAAAGCGGGGCCATGCTTTCCATTCCTTCTACCGAGAATATGGCTATGCCCGCTCCTTCAGTATGCAATTCTGC
This window harbors:
- a CDS encoding VOC family protein, giving the protein MKFVGICLITNNVPVLVDFYTKVLGVKVEGDNVHAELHTEGAGIAIFSVEGMESMAPLSMQGAGYGSVTIAFEVKDVDAEYERLKALDVEFVKLPATHPWGSRSVWFRDPDGNIIDLFAVLETRK